The following are encoded together in the Azospirillum lipoferum 4B genome:
- the rplJ gene encoding 50S ribosomal protein L10: protein MDRTQKEATIAALQSKLQDTGLVVVTHHLGLTVKEVTDLRAKVRAAGASFKVTKNRLARRSLQGTQFEGLDGLFKGPTAIAFSKDPVAAAKVVADYAKTNEKLKIVGASLGTQILDAEGVKALASLPSLDELRGRLVGMIQTPATRIAGVLQAPGGQVARVLAAYAKKDDEAAA from the coding sequence GTGGATCGTACACAAAAAGAAGCGACGATCGCGGCTCTGCAATCGAAGCTCCAGGACACGGGCCTGGTGGTGGTCACCCACCATCTGGGCCTGACGGTGAAGGAAGTCACCGACCTGCGTGCGAAGGTTCGGGCTGCTGGCGCCAGCTTCAAAGTGACGAAGAACCGGCTCGCCCGTCGTTCCCTTCAGGGGACGCAGTTCGAGGGTCTGGACGGTCTCTTCAAGGGACCGACGGCGATTGCCTTCTCGAAGGATCCCGTTGCGGCCGCCAAGGTGGTGGCCGACTACGCGAAGACCAACGAGAAGCTCAAGATCGTCGGCGCCAGCCTCGGCACCCAGATTCTGGACGCGGAGGGGGTCAAGGCCCTCGCCTCGCTCCCGTCGCTGGACGAACTGCGTGGCCGCCTCGTGGGCATGATCCAGACCCCGGCGACCCGTATCGCCGGTGTTCTCCAGGCTCCGGGCGGCCAGGTCGCCCGCGTGCTTGCTGCCTACGCGAAGAAGGACGACGAGGCGGCGGCCTGA
- the rplL gene encoding 50S ribosomal protein L7/L12, with the protein MADLQKLVDDLSALTVLEAAELSKLLEEKWGVSAAAPVAVAAAGPAAAAAAPAEEQTEFTVILADAGDKKINVIKEVRAITGLGLKEAKDLVEGAPKPVKEGATKDEAAKIKKQLEEAGAKVDIK; encoded by the coding sequence ATGGCTGATCTGCAGAAGCTCGTCGACGATCTGTCGGCCCTGACCGTCCTGGAAGCCGCCGAGCTGTCGAAGCTCCTCGAAGAGAAGTGGGGCGTCTCCGCCGCCGCTCCGGTGGCCGTCGCCGCCGCCGGCCCGGCCGCTGCCGCTGCCGCTCCGGCCGAAGAGCAGACCGAGTTCACGGTGATCCTCGCCGATGCCGGCGACAAGAAGATCAACGTGATTAAGGAAGTCCGTGCGATCACCGGCCTGGGCCTGAAGGAAGCCAAGGACCTGGTCGAGGGCGCTCCGAAGCCGGTCAAGGAAGGCGCCACGAAGGACGAGGCCGCCAAGATCAAGAAGCAGCTTGAAGAGGCCGGCGCCAAGGTCGATATTAAGTAA